In Lysobacter luteus, a single window of DNA contains:
- the putA gene encoding bifunctional proline dehydrogenase/L-glutamate gamma-semialdehyde dehydrogenase PutA, whose translation MDNPSPVSGGRPAAGASVRKLVSPELPALPAGPRAAITAGWVRDEAAHVRSLLEQARLPEAEQAAAQAVAADMVTRVRARAQDQGAIEAFMRQYDLGSEEGVLLMCVAEALLRIPDEETTDKLIRDKLGEADWKRHMGKSDSVLVNASTWGLMLTGHLVDLADETRRDAHNAFKRLVGRVGEPVIRLAVRQAMKIMGHQFVMGRTIGEALARSRKGVNASYRYSYDMLGEAALTEADAQRYLQAYRDAIAAIGSSGDFHSADVFGTPSISVKLSALHPRYEHAKRARVLAELTPRVLELAQLAKQHGIGFTVDAEEADRLELSLDVFAGAYADGSLDGWEGCGLAVQAYQKRAPEVIDFIAHLARQHGRRIPVRLVKGAYWDTEIKRAQVDCHPGYPVFTRKPNTDVSYLANARRMLDAADAIYPMFATHNAQTIATVHRMSRLGGKRVEFEFQKLHGMGDDLYAEVIPADRLDVPCRVYAPVGSHEDLLPYLVRRLLENGANSSFVNRITDEDVAIDDLIRDPVQTVSGFETIPHPRIPLPVDVYRSFAGSMQYCDRSNSMGVNLADDDRLRTLAQQINAAVRDDWFAEPLVPGATPAGEWLQVTNPADRREVVGRWLPADSATVERAVVNAVAAQPKWDATPAASRAAILEHAANLLESRMAEFIAMCTKDAGKTIPDGVGEVREAVDFLRYYACQARKLFTVEALPSPTGETNTLQLHGRGAFVCISPWNFPLAIYIGQVAAALATGNSVIAKPAEQTNLVGYAATRLLHEAGVPEDVLQFLPGDGLTVGAALTKDPRIAGVAFTGSNETANAINRALASRDGAIGVLIAETGGQNALIADSSALPEQLVKDAMSSAFTSAGQRCSAARVLFVQEDIADKVVTMLAGAMAELKVGDPGLLSTDVGPVIDEDALKTLHAHAERMDREASPIATVAMGEDTAHGSFFAPRAYALRSLDQLEREVFGPVLHVIRWKAGELDKVIDAVNSTGYGLTLGVHSRIDETVEKIAARIKVGNCYVNRNQVGAVVGVQPFGGQGLSGTGPKAGGPHYLPRFTTEKTITINTTASGGNASLLTLGE comes from the coding sequence ATGGACAATCCCTCCCCCGTTTCCGGCGGCCGACCGGCCGCTGGCGCTTCCGTCCGCAAGCTGGTTAGCCCCGAGCTCCCGGCGTTGCCGGCCGGCCCGCGCGCCGCCATCACCGCCGGCTGGGTCCGCGACGAGGCCGCGCACGTCCGCAGCCTGCTCGAGCAGGCGCGCCTACCGGAGGCCGAGCAGGCCGCGGCACAGGCGGTCGCGGCCGACATGGTCACCCGGGTCCGCGCGCGCGCGCAGGACCAGGGCGCCATCGAAGCCTTCATGCGCCAGTACGACCTCGGCAGCGAGGAGGGCGTGCTGCTGATGTGCGTTGCCGAGGCGCTGCTGCGCATCCCCGACGAGGAAACCACCGACAAGCTCATCCGCGACAAGCTCGGCGAGGCCGACTGGAAGCGCCACATGGGCAAGTCCGACTCGGTGCTGGTCAACGCGTCGACGTGGGGCCTGATGCTGACCGGCCACCTGGTCGATCTGGCCGACGAAACCAGGCGCGACGCGCACAACGCCTTCAAGCGCCTGGTCGGGCGTGTCGGCGAACCGGTGATCCGGCTGGCCGTGCGCCAGGCGATGAAGATCATGGGCCACCAGTTCGTCATGGGCAGGACCATCGGCGAGGCGCTGGCGCGGTCCCGCAAAGGCGTCAATGCAAGCTACCGCTACTCGTACGACATGCTCGGCGAGGCCGCGCTGACCGAGGCAGACGCGCAGCGCTACCTGCAGGCCTACCGCGACGCGATCGCGGCGATCGGCAGCAGCGGCGACTTCCACAGCGCCGACGTGTTCGGCACGCCCAGCATCTCAGTAAAGCTGTCGGCGCTGCACCCGCGTTACGAACACGCCAAGCGTGCCCGCGTGCTGGCCGAGCTGACGCCGCGCGTGCTCGAACTGGCGCAGCTGGCCAAGCAACACGGCATCGGGTTCACCGTCGATGCCGAGGAAGCCGATCGGCTGGAACTGTCGCTGGACGTGTTCGCCGGCGCCTACGCCGACGGGTCGCTTGACGGCTGGGAAGGCTGCGGCCTGGCTGTGCAGGCCTACCAGAAGCGCGCGCCGGAGGTGATCGACTTCATCGCCCACCTCGCCCGCCAGCACGGCCGCCGGATCCCGGTGCGGCTGGTCAAGGGTGCGTACTGGGATACCGAGATCAAGCGCGCGCAGGTCGACTGCCATCCCGGCTATCCGGTGTTTACCCGCAAGCCGAACACCGACGTGTCCTACCTCGCCAACGCGCGCCGCATGCTTGATGCCGCGGACGCGATCTACCCGATGTTCGCCACCCACAACGCACAGACCATCGCCACCGTGCACCGGATGTCGCGCCTGGGTGGCAAGCGCGTGGAGTTCGAGTTCCAGAAGCTGCACGGCATGGGCGACGACCTCTACGCCGAGGTGATCCCGGCCGACCGCCTCGACGTGCCGTGCCGCGTGTACGCACCGGTCGGCAGCCACGAGGACCTGCTGCCGTACCTGGTCCGCCGGCTGCTGGAGAACGGCGCCAATTCCAGTTTCGTCAACCGCATCACCGACGAGGACGTCGCGATCGACGACCTGATCCGGGACCCGGTGCAGACCGTGTCCGGCTTCGAAACCATCCCGCATCCCCGCATCCCGCTGCCGGTCGACGTGTACCGCAGCTTCGCCGGTTCGATGCAGTACTGCGACAGGAGCAACTCCATGGGCGTCAACCTCGCCGACGACGACCGGCTGCGCACGCTGGCCCAACAGATCAACGCCGCGGTGCGCGACGACTGGTTCGCCGAGCCGCTGGTGCCGGGGGCCACGCCAGCCGGCGAGTGGCTGCAGGTGACCAACCCGGCCGACCGCCGCGAGGTTGTCGGCCGCTGGCTGCCGGCCGACAGCGCGACGGTCGAGCGCGCGGTGGTCAATGCCGTCGCCGCGCAGCCCAAGTGGGATGCGACCCCGGCCGCGAGCCGCGCGGCGATCCTCGAGCACGCCGCCAACCTGCTCGAATCGCGGATGGCCGAGTTCATCGCGATGTGCACCAAGGACGCCGGCAAGACCATCCCCGACGGCGTCGGCGAAGTGCGCGAGGCGGTCGACTTCCTGCGCTATTACGCGTGCCAGGCGCGGAAGCTGTTCACCGTCGAGGCGCTGCCCTCGCCGACCGGCGAGACCAACACGCTGCAGTTGCATGGCCGCGGCGCATTCGTCTGCATCAGCCCCTGGAACTTCCCGCTGGCCATCTACATCGGCCAGGTTGCCGCGGCACTGGCGACCGGCAACAGCGTGATCGCCAAGCCGGCCGAGCAGACCAACCTGGTGGGCTACGCCGCGACCCGCCTGTTGCACGAGGCCGGCGTGCCGGAGGACGTGCTGCAGTTCCTGCCCGGCGACGGCCTGACGGTCGGTGCCGCGCTCACCAAGGATCCGCGCATCGCCGGCGTCGCCTTCACCGGCTCCAACGAGACCGCGAACGCGATCAACCGCGCACTGGCATCGCGCGATGGCGCGATCGGCGTTCTGATCGCCGAGACGGGTGGCCAGAACGCCCTGATCGCCGACTCTTCGGCGCTGCCCGAGCAGCTGGTCAAGGACGCGATGAGCTCGGCTTTCACCTCGGCCGGCCAGCGCTGCTCGGCCGCGCGCGTGCTGTTCGTGCAGGAAGACATCGCCGACAAGGTGGTCACCATGCTGGCCGGCGCGATGGCCGAACTGAAGGTCGGCGACCCGGGGCTGCTGTCGACCGACGTCGGTCCGGTGATCGACGAGGACGCGCTGAAGACCCTGCACGCCCACGCCGAGCGCATGGACCGCGAGGCAAGTCCGATCGCGACCGTCGCGATGGGCGAGGACACCGCGCACGGCAGTTTCTTCGCGCCGCGCGCGTACGCGCTGCGCTCGCTCGACCAGCTCGAGCGGGAAGTGTTCGGCCCGGTGCTGCACGTGATCCGCTGGAAGGCGGGCGAGCTAGACAAGGTCATCGACGCGGTCAACTCGACCGGTTACGGGCTGACGCTCGGCGTGCACTCGCGCATCGACGAGACGGTCGAGAAGATCGCCGCGCGGATCAAGGTCGGCAACTGCTACGTCAACCGCAACCAGGTCGGCGCGGTGGTCGGCGTGCAACCGTTCGGCGGCCAGGGCCTTTCGGGTACCGGTCCGAAGGCCGGCGGGCCGCACTACCTGCCGCGGTTCACTACCGAGAAGACGATCACCATCAATACCACCGCCTCCGGTGGCAACGCCTCGCTGCTGACGCTGGGCGAGTAG
- a CDS encoding OmpP1/FadL family transporter, translating into MHHAHRTTLTALALGIAGVLALGQAHATGFQIRENSVKNLGRANAGTAVAQDDASVVSNNPAAMVNLDRTTVQIDATIIDLNAEFTGGGQAAAGTPLAQPLTGGDGGDPGDPTAVPAIAIVAPLHGAFEGLTVGASISAPFGLATEYDRDWVGRYNAVESDVKTVDFTLSAAVELHETFSVGVGLIYQHADVTLSNAVDFGSGICRVNIAACITPDPVNAPFGPQKNDGFVEVSGTDNGLGWLLGFQFRPTERLAIGYSHHSEIDHEIDGDVDFTVPAAVVAAMGPMAVAYADGPGGAKLTTPSVDTLSVQYDFTDSFRMMADIQRTGWESLQAVNIERSNGTPIASEQFQWEDSTMVALGGEYDLNEAFTLRAGAAVDETPTNDEHRTPRLPDNDRQLYTVGLTWHASPNLSIDAAYMRIEIDSPTVESVSSSGSVLVGEFEGHANLFGVAAQYKF; encoded by the coding sequence ATGCATCACGCACACCGCACCACCCTCACGGCGCTCGCGCTGGGCATCGCCGGCGTACTCGCGCTTGGCCAGGCCCACGCCACCGGCTTCCAGATCCGCGAGAACAGCGTCAAGAACCTCGGCCGTGCCAACGCCGGTACCGCCGTGGCGCAGGATGATGCCTCGGTCGTTTCCAACAATCCGGCCGCGATGGTCAACCTCGACCGCACCACGGTGCAGATCGACGCGACCATCATCGACCTCAATGCCGAATTCACCGGCGGCGGCCAGGCCGCGGCCGGCACGCCGCTGGCGCAGCCGCTGACCGGCGGTGATGGCGGCGACCCGGGCGACCCGACCGCGGTCCCGGCGATTGCGATCGTCGCCCCGCTGCACGGCGCGTTCGAAGGCCTGACCGTCGGCGCGAGCATCAGCGCACCGTTCGGCCTGGCCACCGAGTACGACCGCGACTGGGTCGGCCGCTACAACGCAGTCGAGTCGGACGTGAAGACCGTCGACTTCACCCTGTCGGCCGCGGTCGAGCTGCACGAGACCTTCTCGGTCGGCGTCGGCCTGATCTACCAGCACGCCGACGTGACGCTGTCCAACGCAGTCGACTTCGGCTCGGGCATCTGCCGCGTCAACATCGCCGCGTGCATCACGCCCGACCCGGTCAACGCGCCGTTCGGCCCGCAGAAGAACGACGGCTTCGTCGAAGTCAGCGGCACCGACAACGGCCTGGGCTGGCTGCTCGGCTTCCAGTTCCGTCCGACCGAGCGCCTGGCGATCGGCTACTCGCACCACTCCGAGATCGACCACGAGATCGACGGCGACGTCGACTTCACCGTCCCGGCGGCGGTCGTCGCGGCGATGGGTCCGATGGCGGTGGCCTACGCCGACGGCCCCGGCGGCGCCAAGCTGACCACCCCGAGCGTCGACACCCTGAGCGTGCAGTACGACTTCACGGACTCGTTCCGGATGATGGCCGACATCCAACGCACCGGCTGGGAGTCGCTGCAGGCGGTCAACATCGAGCGTTCCAACGGGACCCCGATCGCCAGCGAGCAGTTCCAGTGGGAAGACTCCACGATGGTCGCCCTGGGTGGCGAGTACGACCTCAACGAGGCGTTCACCCTGCGCGCCGGTGCGGCGGTCGACGAGACCCCGACCAATGACGAGCACCGCACCCCGCGCCTGCCCGACAACGACCGCCAGCTGTACACGGTCGGCCTGACCTGGCACGCCTCGCCGAACCTGAGCATCGATGCGGCCTACATGCGCATCGAGATCGACTCCCCGACCGTCGAGTCGGTGTCCAGCAGCGGCAGCGTGCTGGTCGGCGAGTTCGAGGGCCACGCGAACCTGTTCGGCGTCGCGGCGCAGTACAAGTTCTGA
- a CDS encoding rhomboid family intramembrane serine protease → MFLSIPSRQKPPLRWATPLLFAALWGSFTWLAWAPAAEQSRWVMEWGALSGGLTTPAAWQAAPGDGSLLRLVTALFLHADWAHLLGNLVFLLIFGLPAERAMGPWRFVLLFLVGGAVANLAAVLAIGTPDRLIIGASGAVSALIGAYLALFPSAKLGVVVPLGLFLQFVKVPAPLLIGVWAALQVVFTFIGPAFGAVAWSAHLAGFAFGGAFALLARAGIARRLRRRRGF, encoded by the coding sequence TTGTTCCTGTCCATTCCGTCGCGCCAGAAGCCGCCTCTCCGATGGGCCACGCCGCTGCTTTTCGCGGCTCTCTGGGGCAGCTTCACCTGGCTGGCCTGGGCCCCGGCGGCCGAGCAGTCGAGGTGGGTCATGGAGTGGGGCGCGTTGTCGGGCGGGCTGACCACGCCCGCGGCCTGGCAGGCCGCGCCGGGCGACGGCAGCCTGCTGCGGCTGGTCACGGCGCTGTTCCTGCACGCCGACTGGGCCCATCTGTTGGGCAACCTGGTGTTCCTGCTGATCTTCGGGCTGCCGGCCGAACGCGCGATGGGCCCGTGGCGGTTCGTACTGCTGTTCCTCGTGGGCGGCGCGGTGGCCAACCTGGCCGCGGTGCTGGCCATCGGCACCCCGGACCGGCTGATCATCGGAGCCAGCGGCGCGGTGTCGGCCCTGATCGGTGCCTACCTGGCGCTGTTCCCCTCGGCCAAGCTGGGCGTGGTGGTGCCGCTGGGACTGTTCCTGCAATTCGTCAAAGTGCCCGCACCGCTCCTCATCGGCGTCTGGGCGGCGTTGCAGGTGGTGTTTACCTTCATCGGCCCGGCATTCGGCGCGGTGGCCTGGTCGGCCCACCTGGCGGGATTCGCGTTCGGTGGCGCGTTCGCATTGCTGGCACGGGCCGGCATCGCCCGTCGGTTGCGGCGGCGACGCGGGTTCTGA
- a CDS encoding S41 family peptidase, giving the protein MPHRRLVPLALAIGLSLASLPVTAQQAAQPPAKDAAAASASNIPLDEIRRYVAVYSAVKAAYVEPVDDEQLMHSAIRGLLLDLDPHSAYLEADATDDFEEQARGNYDGIGVEIFRQPDGSLRVIAPIDDTPAARAGVKAGDLIVAVDGKPLRAGEGDSSTPLRGEAGTSVELTILRDGADEPVKLTVERQTIRIASVRSRMLEPGFGYLRVSTFQADTAADFERQLGELATQAGGRLRGLVIDLRSNPGGLLNSAVQIADALLEDGGIVSTRGRIPVSDATFSATPGDRLDGAPVVVLVDAGSASASEVLAGALGDNGRARIVGSRTFGKGSVQTVLPLDNGDSVKLTTARYYTPDGRSIQALGIVPDVVLHAEEGGDDGRPAGYTEADLPGHLGAEVPDDGDGEALPGINAGEVLEGEGHVTAALAELKKLVAGASPGADAGAGANDHADGDAVPVEG; this is encoded by the coding sequence ATGCCCCATCGCCGCCTCGTTCCGCTCGCCCTCGCCATCGGCCTGTCGCTGGCCAGCCTTCCGGTCACCGCGCAGCAGGCCGCGCAACCACCCGCGAAGGATGCCGCGGCGGCGTCGGCATCCAACATCCCGCTCGACGAGATCCGCCGGTACGTGGCGGTGTACAGCGCGGTCAAGGCGGCATACGTCGAGCCGGTCGACGACGAGCAACTCATGCACTCCGCGATTCGGGGGTTGCTGCTCGACCTCGACCCGCACAGCGCCTACCTGGAAGCCGACGCCACCGACGATTTCGAGGAGCAGGCGCGCGGCAACTACGACGGCATCGGGGTCGAGATCTTCCGCCAGCCCGACGGCAGCCTGCGCGTGATCGCGCCAATCGATGACACCCCGGCCGCCCGCGCCGGGGTCAAGGCCGGCGACCTCATCGTCGCCGTCGACGGCAAGCCGCTGCGCGCCGGCGAAGGCGACAGCTCGACCCCGCTGCGCGGCGAAGCCGGTACCAGTGTCGAGTTGACCATCCTGCGCGACGGGGCCGACGAGCCGGTCAAGCTGACCGTCGAACGCCAGACCATCCGCATCGCCAGCGTGCGCAGCCGGATGCTCGAGCCGGGCTTCGGCTACCTGCGCGTCAGCACCTTCCAGGCCGACACCGCCGCCGATTTCGAACGCCAGCTGGGCGAGCTTGCCACGCAGGCCGGTGGCCGCCTGCGCGGGCTGGTGATCGACCTGCGCAGCAACCCGGGTGGGCTGCTCAACTCGGCCGTGCAGATCGCCGACGCGCTGCTGGAGGACGGCGGCATCGTCAGCACGCGCGGGCGCATCCCGGTCAGCGACGCCACCTTCAGCGCCACCCCGGGCGACCGCCTGGATGGCGCGCCGGTGGTGGTGCTGGTCGACGCCGGTTCGGCCAGCGCCTCGGAGGTGCTGGCCGGCGCGCTCGGCGACAACGGCCGTGCCCGTATCGTCGGCAGCCGCACCTTCGGCAAGGGCTCGGTGCAGACCGTGCTGCCACTCGACAACGGCGACTCGGTCAAGCTCACCACCGCGCGCTATTACACCCCGGATGGACGTTCGATCCAGGCGCTCGGCATCGTGCCCGACGTGGTCCTGCACGCCGAGGAGGGTGGTGACGACGGCCGCCCGGCCGGCTACACCGAGGCCGACCTGCCGGGTCACCTGGGGGCGGAAGTGCCCGACGACGGCGACGGCGAGGCGCTGCCCGGCATCAACGCCGGCGAGGTGCTGGAGGGCGAGGGCCACGTCACTGCGGCCCTCGCCGAGCTCAAGAAGCTGGTCGCGGGAGCGAGCCCCGGTGCTGATGCCGGTGCCGGTGCGAACGATCACGCGGACGGGGACGCTGTGCCGGTCGAGGGCTGA
- a CDS encoding murein hydrolase activator EnvC family protein, with the protein MRHGVARLLLSIALAAVAAGSASAQSSREAERKLESVRKELKSVASERREIESQRGAATRELRKADEQVARTGRALAAVEAELAASEAELAKLQQQRSDLEDTLGGRREELARLLRAAYAQGDAAPLKLLLAQDRVADANRLLAYHRYVQRDRAARIAELTGALAELDAVQARIDTRRAELEAARVRQQQQLAQLEKDRKARREVVARLDRSFEDRRSREKALGRDAKGLEQLLEKLRAAAARAEAQRRAAAAAKAEREAREAREAAAAGGTVTPSPRPSPVVATGPAVGGAGWPLAGNLLAGYRAKLPDGRASDGLLIGAAAGTPVTAVADGTVVYSEWMSGFGLILIIDHGNGYMSLYAHNDALLRDAGDAVKRGDRVATVGSSGGHGRPALYFELRRNGEPVDPGSWLRR; encoded by the coding sequence ATGCGGCACGGCGTCGCCCGGCTGCTCCTGTCGATCGCGCTCGCCGCGGTTGCCGCCGGGAGTGCCTCGGCGCAGAGCAGCCGCGAGGCCGAGCGCAAGCTCGAGTCGGTCCGCAAGGAGCTCAAGTCGGTCGCCAGCGAGCGGCGTGAGATCGAGTCACAACGTGGCGCCGCTACTCGCGAGTTGCGCAAGGCCGACGAACAGGTCGCCCGCACCGGCCGCGCGCTCGCCGCGGTGGAGGCCGAACTGGCCGCCAGCGAGGCGGAACTGGCGAAACTCCAACAGCAACGCAGCGACCTCGAAGACACCCTTGGCGGACGCCGCGAGGAACTCGCGCGATTGCTGCGCGCGGCCTACGCGCAGGGCGACGCGGCACCGTTGAAACTGCTGCTCGCCCAGGACCGGGTCGCCGATGCCAACCGACTGCTCGCCTACCACCGCTACGTGCAGCGCGACCGCGCCGCGCGCATCGCGGAGCTGACCGGCGCACTGGCCGAGCTGGATGCCGTGCAGGCACGCATCGATACACGCCGTGCCGAGCTGGAGGCCGCCCGCGTGCGCCAGCAGCAACAGCTCGCGCAACTGGAAAAGGACCGCAAGGCCCGTCGCGAGGTCGTGGCCCGGCTGGACCGGAGCTTCGAGGACCGCCGCAGCCGCGAGAAGGCGCTGGGCCGAGATGCCAAGGGGCTGGAGCAGCTGCTGGAGAAGCTGCGCGCGGCGGCGGCGCGGGCCGAGGCCCAGCGTCGCGCGGCGGCAGCGGCCAAGGCCGAGCGCGAGGCGCGCGAAGCGCGCGAGGCCGCCGCAGCGGGTGGCACCGTGACGCCGTCGCCCAGGCCGTCGCCGGTCGTCGCCACCGGCCCGGCCGTCGGTGGCGCGGGCTGGCCACTGGCCGGCAACCTGCTCGCCGGCTACCGCGCGAAGCTGCCGGATGGCCGCGCCAGCGATGGCCTGCTGATCGGCGCGGCCGCCGGCACGCCGGTGACCGCGGTGGCCGACGGCACCGTCGTCTATTCGGAGTGGATGAGTGGCTTCGGCCTGATCCTGATCATCGACCACGGCAACGGCTACATGAGCCTGTACGCCCACAACGACGCGCTCCTGCGCGATGCCGGCGACGCGGTGAAGCGTGGCGACCGGGTCGCGACGGTGGGGAGTTCCGGCGGGCACGGGCGCCCGGCGCTGTACTTCGAATTGCGCCGCAACGGCGAACCGGTCGATCCGGGCAGCTGGCTCCGCCGCTGA
- the gpmI gene encoding 2,3-bisphosphoglycerate-independent phosphoglycerate mutase — protein sequence MPEPAAPAIRPVVLLILDGWGHREDPADNALAQAHLPHWDALVGSVPHTLIHTEGRHVGLPDGQMGNSEVGHMNLGAGRIVYQDLTRIDAAIEDGSFFANEELRTACAAVSNTGGTLHLLGLLSPGGVHSHEDHILAMIEMARREKVADVAVHAFLDGRDMPPRSAAPSLAKLHAACAAAGNARVASVSGRYFAMDRDRRWDRLRQAWDAIVEGQAAHRANDAAHALDSAYARGENDEFVLPTVVGTPVPMRDGDAAVFMNFRADRARQLAAAFVAPGFDGFPARRPALVRFTCLTEYDASLPAPVAFGPEDLRNTLGEVLADHGLRQLRIAETEKYAHVTFFFSGGREDEYPGETRILVPSPQVATYDLQPEMSCPEVTEKLTAAIRSGAIDVAICNIANPDMVGHSGSLEAAIKAVEAVDLAIGAVVAAVRDTGGALLVTADHGNVEMMRDAQTGQPHTSHTVGPVPLAYLGPRPATLRSGGALRDVAPTLLDLLGVPVPAEMTGQSLLLDRPAG from the coding sequence GTGCCCGAGCCCGCCGCGCCCGCCATCCGCCCCGTCGTACTGCTGATCCTGGATGGCTGGGGGCACCGCGAGGACCCGGCCGACAACGCGCTCGCGCAGGCCCACCTGCCGCACTGGGATGCCCTGGTCGGATCGGTCCCCCACACCCTGATCCACACCGAGGGCCGCCACGTCGGCCTGCCGGACGGCCAGATGGGCAACTCCGAAGTCGGCCACATGAACCTGGGTGCCGGCCGGATCGTCTACCAGGACCTGACCCGGATCGACGCGGCGATCGAGGACGGCAGCTTTTTCGCCAACGAAGAGCTGCGCACCGCCTGCGCCGCGGTGAGCAACACCGGCGGCACGCTGCACCTGCTGGGCCTGCTGTCGCCTGGCGGCGTGCACAGCCACGAGGACCACATCCTGGCGATGATCGAGATGGCGCGTCGCGAGAAGGTGGCCGACGTCGCCGTGCATGCCTTCCTCGATGGCCGCGACATGCCTCCGCGTTCGGCTGCGCCCAGCCTGGCCAAGCTCCACGCCGCCTGCGCCGCGGCCGGCAACGCGCGCGTCGCCAGCGTCAGCGGCCGCTACTTCGCGATGGACCGGGACCGGCGCTGGGACCGGCTGCGCCAAGCCTGGGATGCCATCGTCGAAGGCCAGGCCGCGCACCGCGCCAACGACGCTGCCCACGCGCTGGATTCCGCCTATGCGCGTGGCGAGAACGACGAGTTCGTGCTGCCGACGGTGGTCGGCACGCCGGTGCCGATGCGCGATGGCGACGCGGCCGTGTTCATGAACTTCCGCGCCGACCGTGCACGCCAGCTGGCGGCGGCGTTCGTGGCGCCCGGGTTCGACGGCTTCCCGGCGCGCCGGCCGGCACTGGTGCGTTTCACTTGCCTGACCGAGTACGACGCCAGCCTGCCGGCGCCGGTCGCGTTCGGGCCCGAGGACCTGCGCAACACGCTGGGCGAGGTGCTCGCCGACCACGGCCTGCGCCAGCTGCGCATCGCCGAAACCGAGAAGTACGCGCACGTCACCTTCTTCTTCAGCGGCGGGCGCGAGGACGAGTATCCCGGCGAGACACGCATCCTGGTGCCGAGCCCGCAGGTCGCCACCTACGACCTGCAACCGGAGATGAGCTGCCCGGAGGTCACCGAGAAGCTCACGGCGGCGATCCGCTCCGGCGCGATCGACGTGGCGATCTGCAACATCGCCAACCCCGACATGGTGGGCCACAGCGGCAGCCTGGAGGCGGCGATCAAGGCGGTCGAGGCGGTGGACCTCGCGATCGGCGCGGTGGTGGCGGCGGTGCGCGACACCGGCGGCGCGCTGCTGGTCACGGCCGACCACGGCAATGTCGAGATGATGCGCGACGCGCAGACCGGACAACCTCATACCTCACACACCGTCGGGCCGGTGCCGCTGGCCTACCTCGGGCCGCGGCCGGCGACGCTGCGCAGTGGCGGCGCCCTGCGCGACGTCGCGCCGACGCTGCTCGACCTGCTGGGCGTGCCGGTGCCTGCCGAGATGACCGGCCAGTCGCTGCTGCTGGACAGGCCCGCAGGCTGA
- a CDS encoding DUF4097 family beta strand repeat-containing protein, whose protein sequence is MSLRPTASALLPLALAAVFAVSSPAFGQDHSKINGSIHVEDGQKAGDLDTVNGSIRVGENATAGDAETVNGSIKVYDGAGVGGLATVNGSIKVGSQVTVGDDVETVNGSIFIDRGGNVGGDIETVNGAIGLVDTDVAGGIATVNGDLTVGIGSHVRGGIHYEKPGTQLISFKRRDPRVVIGPDARVDGPLVFEHSVSLYVHETASIGPVTGATAVRYSGARAPAGD, encoded by the coding sequence ATGAGCCTACGCCCCACCGCCTCCGCGCTTCTTCCACTCGCCCTCGCCGCCGTTTTCGCGGTGTCGTCCCCGGCGTTTGGCCAGGACCACAGCAAGATCAATGGCAGCATCCACGTGGAGGACGGGCAGAAGGCCGGCGATCTCGACACCGTCAACGGCAGCATCAGGGTGGGCGAGAACGCCACCGCCGGTGACGCGGAAACCGTCAACGGCAGCATCAAGGTCTACGACGGGGCGGGCGTAGGCGGCCTTGCGACGGTCAACGGGAGCATCAAGGTCGGCAGCCAGGTGACGGTCGGCGACGACGTCGAAACCGTCAACGGCAGCATCTTCATCGACCGCGGCGGCAACGTGGGCGGCGACATCGAGACCGTCAACGGGGCCATCGGCCTGGTCGACACCGACGTGGCCGGCGGCATCGCGACCGTCAACGGTGACCTCACGGTCGGCATCGGTTCGCACGTGCGCGGCGGCATCCACTACGAGAAGCCGGGCACGCAGTTGATCTCGTTCAAGCGGCGCGACCCGCGGGTGGTCATCGGTCCGGATGCCCGGGTCGACGGGCCGCTGGTGTTCGAGCACTCGGTCTCCCTGTATGTCCACGAGACCGCCTCCATCGGACCGGTGACCGGTGCGACCGCGGTCCGCTACAGCGGCGCACGCGCGCCCGCCGGCGACTGA